In Candidatus Aegiribacteria sp., the DNA window CAGGCTTCCGCGGGTCTTGCTTGCAATCAGGGCACCAGAACATAGTACAACAAAAATAAGCACAACGGGAATTCGGATCTTAGCGAGTCTTTCTCTGCCGAGAAGGAATCCAGCGCCAACAGGAAGCATTGCTACAGCAAAACTTCCCAGCAGGTTTGCGTTGCCCAGGGTTCCAGAGCTTCTTGCCTGCATAGTCAATCCGCTGTCCCATGGAAATATCATGAAACCGAGAGATTGCACCATAGCGTATACTGACAGGAGAACGGAAGCACTCACGAGAATCCATAGAATCATATCCCTGCTGGATCTGGTAAACGTCATCGAGATTACAGCAGCCAGTCCGCCAAGGGCGATAAGACTGTATATCATCTTCATGGCGTTTACGGATCTGGATCCTGTGTAAAATCGAAATATCACCCATCCGATCAGAAGGATGTAGGAAAGACATAATGGAAGAGTAAGTCTGTTCGCCGCTATTTTTCTTCCGGAGATCAGAATAATCGCAGTGACAAACAAAACAAGAGCCGACCCGGCAACTGCAAACTGTTCCTTTATAAGAATACTGCTTCTGCTGTTCGTGTAAATCAAGAATATGGATCCCAGAATAATCAGGCCTACGATTACTGTTATAACTGATCTTGGAATATCCTTCATTCTTTTTTTACCTTCTCTGCGCGGCTGATGAAGAATGACAGGAGGCTGATAAGCCCGAGAGCGTGAGCCAGTACCAATACAGCCTGATAAGGTTTAAGTGTAGGCAGAAGAAGGGCAAGGATTCCCATAAGTATAGCAATCACAATCAAAACCTTTACAGCCTGGCTATGAGAGAGTCCGATTCTCATCAGACGGTGAGCAAGATGATTTCTGTCTCCGCTAAAGAGAGGCTTGCCTGTCTTCCTTCTGTAGTTCAGTACAAACACTGTATCAACCAGAGGAATGGAAAGCACAAGCAGTGGAGCGAGCACAGCTATCTCACGAATGGAACCCTCAGGCGTGTAAACACCGAGAACAGCAATGATACCCAGCACAAAACCCAGCATATTACTTCCGCAATCACCCATAAAAATGGACGCAGGATTATAGTTGAAAATCAGGAAACCGGCTGAAGCTCCGGCAAGCGCAGCACTAATTAAGGCTACAGGATAATTACCTGACAGGAGATTGATAATCATGAAAAATATCGCGGCAACGGCACTCGATCCGGCTGCAAGGCCATCCGCATGATCAAGAAGATTCAGAGAATTCGTAATTCCGACAAGCCATAACACCGTGAGTGGAGCTGCAAGCCAGGCAAGACTGCTGCCTGTCAGAAAAATATTGAGCAGGGTTCCTTTAACAACAAAAATGAACCCTACAACAAGCGTGGCAAAAGTGTGAAATACAAGCTTGAGAACAGGAGATAATCCGAGTATATCATCCACAAGGCCAACCAACGCCATCAATCCACCGCCAAGAATTACAAGCAGGCAGAGTGGTTTCCAGCCAAGAGAAGTCATATTACCGGATGGATCTTTCAAGATAATCATACCCGCCAAAAGAACAATGCCGAATGCGAGATAAATCGAAAGACCTCCGAGCAGGGGTGTAGTAAGCAGATGCCTTTTCCTGGATCCGGGTCTGTCAACAACATTGGTTCTTAAAGCGATACGCCGTACAGCGGGAGTGAAAATCGCACTTAAAGTGAGAGTTCCAAGGAATGCAATACCGATTATACTGACATGCATATTTCACCAGCTCTCATAGAATAACCGGAATCGACACACTTACACTCATTTATACAACAGTACTCGGGGACATGCACTCTCTGGTGCGTGTCCCCAAAGAACATGACTCTCTGGTGCGTGTCCCCAAAGAACATGACTCTCTGCTGCGTGCCCCTCAAAATACTTTGCCTCCGGCAAAGTTGCCTGAAAAAGATACAGATCATACATCAACCTTTACTCGGATGCCGTCAGGATCAAATAAATGACTTCTACTGATATCAATCGAAAATCTGAGGGTCTCTCCAGGAACAATCTGAACTTGAGGACCGCATCTGACTGTGAACTGCCTTCCGGCGAATTTCATGTAAATAATATTTTCATTTCCAAGAGTTTCAAGAACCTCCACACGACCCTCAAGTGGAGCGTCAGCAGCAGGATGAATATCCTCAGGTCTGATTCCAAATGTATATTCCCCATCAGGCACACCAGAATAAATGGAAGCCTGTATCAGATTATCACCTGAACGCAGCACTGAACCCTCAAGGCTTACAGGAAGGAAATTCATTGCGGGGCTGCCTATGAATCCTGCGACAAAGCTGTTCTCAGGGAAATCATATAAATCAAGAGGTGAAGCGATCTGCTGAATATAGCCATCCTTCAGGACAACTATCCTGTCCCCGAGAGTCATTGCTTCTGCCTGATCATGTGTTACGTAAATCATCGTTGCCTGAAGCCTGGTGTGGAGCCGGCTTAATTCGTTTCGCATCTGCACCCTGAGTTTAGCATCAAGGTTGGAAAGAGGTTCATCAAAAAGAAATACGGATGGATGTCTGACAATTGCTCTGCCAACCGCAACTCTCTGGCGCTGACCACCTGAAAGCTCTCTGGGTCTCCGATTAAGATAATCTGAAATACCAAGTATTTCCGCTGTTTCCTGAACATTCTTATTGATAAGTTCTTTCGGCATCTTCTTCATTCTCAGAGAAAAAGCCATATTGTCAAATACCGTCATGTGAGGATACAGAGCATAATTCTGGAAAACCATCGCAATATCCCTATCCTGCGGCTTCTTATCTGTGATTGGCTGATCATCTATGAAAAGCTCTCCTGTTGTGGGCTCTTCCAGTCCTGCAAGTAATCTGAGAGTTGTTGATTTGCCGCACCCGCTGGGTCCTACAAGAGCAAGTAATTCGCCATCTTCAACTTCCAGAGTAAATTTCGCGAGTGCAAGGATATCTTTCTGATAGATCTTACTAATCCCCTCAAATCTCACAGATGCCAAAAGCTACTTCCTTTCAAGACTGCTCAGTCAGAGATCAGAATAACAGAAACGACCTTATCTCTGAAAACTGCAGTTTCGGGATTATCGAGGTCCCTGATCCACCTGTACCCGTTAATGAAGAATGCATACCTGTATGAGCCAGCGTCTAATTCACTGATATCCAAAGCCCAGAATCCATTCTCCTGTTTTTTCATTCTGCCGATCAACGGATCGATTATACCTCCGGCGCTTTCAGATCCTCCCCATTCGTTCCAGTCTGAAAGAACCTGTACAGAGATGGCTTCCGGCATCCAGAATAAGAGCTGCTCCCCCTGTTTCTGTGGTTTTTCAATCGGAACGATTAAGGAACATCCTGAAATAAGAACCGGAAGTATCGTAATCAGCAACGCCATTCGTTTTTTTATCAATGCAGAAGCCCTCTCAGGTTTATTGAAAGAGTCACGTCACTACCATGTTCCCAGTGTATTCCAATCAGACCTGACACAGGTCCGAGAGCTGTCGAGATATCCAATCCGCATGCGGGATCAAGGCTGCCGTCAACATCAGCTGAAATTGTCAATGCCGCAGATACATCCTCCCTTGGAGTGCAGGAAGCCATACCGGTTAATCTCGTACTGTCTTCCAGAATTTCAGCACTTAATCCCGCAGAAGCAAAGGAATCTGCTGTACCAGCTCCAAAAACTGCTCTGTAATCTCCATCAGCATAAACGTCAAATTCAATATCCCAGAAGACGGACGATTCGGATACCATTGCTGCGGTTACTGATACCCCGCTGAGACTATCACTTTCAAGATCAAGCATACCGATAATTCCCGCACTGGCAATGTACCTTACAGATCTGAGGTATGCTCCCAGTTTGAGTAATCTCTGACCCGGTACAAAGGCATCTCCAGGAGCTGAGAATTCCTCTCCGGCAAAAGCGATACCAGGAACAACTTCAATTTCTCCCAGAGCTGTTGTGAAGTTTCTGAAATCACGAATCTCCCCTGCTACTGCCCATCTGCCCTTCTCACCTTCCGCTCCCGCGATTAAAAACCATGGTTTGAAATATCTGAAATCACTTCTGATTGATAGAGCATTCAATACAATGTTATCATCCAGCGGAGATTCCGCGGAATGATAGTGTACCCGTGAGTACGAAAAACCTGCAAAGCCCATCCATGGTGAACTGATATTCAATTGAGTCAGGGTATCAGAACCTGTCTGCTGAATCATGTATTCACCATTAAATCCCAGAATTCCACCAATTGAGAAACCGTATCCCTGCAGTGAATCAATATCGATCCAGCCCCATTCAACCAGCGGATTACTGAGACCCGGAATAAATGGCTGCCTGTCGTGCAGATACAGACCCGCTCCAACCCATGGAGTGCCTGGCCATTTCACAACTGCTCTGGCTCTGCGAAAAATAAATGTATCTGAAGAGTCACTCATGAGTGCTCCGGTTGCAAGGAAATCTACTTCCTGTGATTCCGCCATTATACTGAGTGCAGCATCCACATCGGTGCTATCAATTACTGGATGGTTTCCAGCCCACATTCCATTCCCGGTTGCCGACACAAGGCATTTCCAGCCCATAGTCCAGCCTTCAGGTATCAGATCGACATCCGTGGAATCGGGAACCGCCGCCAGCAGGATCAGCAGGACAGAAGCGAGAGCGCTCATCAGAATCCTCCGGGAGAGAATGATATACCAAGAACCTGTCGATTATCATGATTATCAAGCATGACTGCCCAGTCAACTCTTAAGGAACGGTAATAAGCAGAAAGACCGGCATTCCACGATAATCCGTCTGAACCGGTTCTTACAGAAAGCCAGTCATTGACGGAAAGATCAAAGCCGAATGAAGGTCTGCTTTCCGTGACTGAGAAATGTCCTCGGAATCCTCTGTGAAATACAGTTGAAATACCGTAACCGATCTCTCGATCACGAAGTTTATCGCCGAATATTCTCAGGTTTGAGAAATTCACACCGATGGCTACTGTTGGAAAGATCGAGAATTGAAATCCCAAAGAAGCTGAAAGCATATTCAGAGGTTCGGTTTCATCAGTTAAGGCAAATCCAAGTGACGCTCCAACAGAAATACTTGGTCCAAAGACTCCTTCCATGAATCCCACAGGATCTCCTCGAAGTGTTCTGGCGATACTCACAGATGCGTCAAGTGTATCAGGATCTGATCCGGATCGAGTCCACCCCAGTCCGGCTCCACAGTGAATCGAGCCTGATTCTGTGGCTGCAGCAGCATAGATACCATTGTTATTCTCATCACTGGCAGCCGCGTATACAGCATATTCAGTCCCAATAATCCGGACAAGTCCTGCAGGAGCATACAGACAGGAAGCAGCATCGTCAGCAAATGCGTATGGATAGCAAGTACAACCGGATACTCCGGGTCCGGGAGCAAAAGAAACCAATGACGCAATAAGAAATAAAATCAATATGCTCCCCTTCCCCTGAAAATCGTGATCAGCGTTTTCATCAGAATAGTAAAATCAAGCATCAATGACTGATTTCTGATGTAGTAGTAATCATATTCCAGGTTGTCGTGCAGGGGAAGCTCTTTTCTTCCCATTATCTGCCACATTCCGGTAAGGCCCGGTTTAACATCCAGTCTGTGACGCTGCCAGGCGTTATACTCCTTTACGATAAAAGTCATCTCGGGTCTTGGTCCAACAAGGCTCATTTCGCCACGGATGACGTTGAACAGCTGCGGAAGTTCATCCAGACTGGTTCTTCTGAGGAATTTCCCGGTCCGGGTAACTCTTGTATCATCCATGGATACCGGAGCAACCTCATATTCATGCGAATCAGGTTTCATTGTTCTGAATTTCAGCAGAGTGAATTCCTTCCCTTTCAATCCAACCCTTCTCTGTTTAAAGATCGGTGATCCCTTACCTGTAACCAGAAGAATCAGATACAGAACAGCCATCAATGGGAAAAGAAGCACTGCCATGAAAATAGAAATAAGAACATCCGTAATTCTCTTTGTAATTCTGTGCAGGGTTCCAGGCTCACCATAACCGATTTCAATAATTGGCAGTTTAACCATATCATCCAGATCTGTTCCGCCTATGGCGATCTCAAACAGATCGGTTACAAGTCGAAAATGAACCTCGTTTCCGGTAACATTCGATATAATCGACAGCATCTCGGATCTATCAAGCTCAGGCGCAGCGAAAAATACCTCATCAACCTTTAAAGTTTTTATCTGTTCAACTATGTCTGCAAGTGATGCTACAATTGGTATACCCTCAAATTCATCATTTTCGATATCTCCGGGAGATACGATACCGATTATCTCCGGGGGCTTCCCTGGCAGATTTAAAAGAGCTGATATAATCCTCGAAGCTACTTCTCCTGTGCCAACAACAATAATCCTCGGTACTTCTGCAATGGGCGCTATGATATGCGCAATCCTTCTCCCGACAGATCGAGTGGCAGCAGCCACGGGAATTGAGATTCCGATAAACATGAGAAGCATTATTCTCGAATAGTCCATCCGTACAAGATAGCTTGCTGCCATCAGCGCAACAGCAAGATACAAAAGGGCTTTCATGAGCTTCTGCAGTTCACCAAGACTTCCCAGATAACGCTTTGGTTTGTAGAGCCCGACTCCGGCAAAGGAAATCAGCCACAGTATAGCAACAACCGGCAGAACCGTGATGTAAGTCTGGATGGAATGGTAAAATCCCGGCAGCAAGGATCTGAGAACAGAAGTCCTCAGAAACCAGGTCAGAATGAATGATGCAGGAATTGCAATCGCATCCGAAATAACCAGCAGCACGCTGAGAACACGATCTGCTTTTCTAACAGGAACGAATTTCATTCTCCCGCCTTTCCGGCGGTAAATATACCCAACAGGATTCCAGAAAAAAGCGCACACCCGCGCCATACTACAAAAAGAGGAAGAATGGGAATCAGAAATGGCTCATTCCCCGCAGCTATCAGCATAAGAGGAATTGAAGAGATGATGATGCATCCGGCCCACATACCAGCAAATGATGGATATCCCGTTATTGACAGTACAAAAATGAGAGGAAGAAGCATACACATGATGATCTGCAGTTTCAGCGCGAATGGAGTATAAGATCCTCCTCCAGCCTTATCCGGAAACTTTCTGAGAACTTTCATTCTCCATCTTCCCCTGGATACTTTCATCCGGAAGTACTCTCCCCAGCTCTCTCTGTGTGTATGGGCGACCAGAGCATCCGGTTCAAACATAAGATTCATGCCCATGGCTTTCATTCGATAAGAAAGATCCACATCCTCATGATCAGGCATTGGAAACGACTCATCAAATCCTGCTGCACGCTCCAGAGCTTCTCTTTTAAAACCTGCAGAATATGTATCAACAAGATCTGTATCTCCGTGTTTTATTAAGAGCTGATACCTTTCCTCAAATTCTATCTGCGCAAGTCTCTGAATGATTATCGATCCTCCGCTTGAGTAAGCTCCTTTTACAGCATCAGCTCCTGCTTTCAGTACACTGAGCAATCGTTCAGCCCAGTCTTTTTCAGGTTCGCAATCCGAATCCGTAAAGAGTATGTACTCACCACTGGAGGCTCTCCACCCTCTGTTCCTTGCTGAAGCGGGACCGGAGTGCGATCCCTCCACTATCATGTCAGCTTTTTCCTGTATTCGTGGAGGAAGCGGATTCCCGCCGTCAAGAGAAACAATGATTTCAAGACTGTTTCTGACTGTCTGACAATCGAGAGCATCCAGACATCTGACAAGCTGATCTGAATCATTGTAACTGGGTATGATTACACTTGCCCGAACAGATGAATTCGTGAGATCGTTCATTTTTTTCTCGAATTTCTGAGTATATATTTCCGGAAGGTTGAGAAAGCCCTGAATGTCCTCTTTCGTTCGTCAGCATCCAGCAGGCATGCACGCATTTTCCTGAAAATATAAAGCGGCCTGAGGTAGAATTTCCTGCGCGCATGGTCACAGAAATCAACGAGCTGTTCTGATGTAAGCTCATCCGTGCTGACAACACAGTTGTGAAGTCCGTCCTCCGTCAGCCAGTCCCTCCATTCAGTAGCGGTAAGATTTCCCGATTCATCCGCCTGCCGGTATGCTTCTGTGCCTGGATAAACCATCATTGGATAGAACTGCGCTGTATCAGGATTGATCTCCAGCGCGAATTCAAGGGTCTCCTCCATTGTTTTACCGGTTTCCCCTCTTGTTCCAACCATAAAACACCCATGCACCAGAACACCCGCCTTAGCAGCGTTCCGCATGAATGCCCTGGACATCTCAGTTGTTATACCCTTCTTCATATTTCTGAGCATTTCGTCGCTGCCGCTCTCGAAACCTACGCAGACCGATCGAAGCCCTGCTCTCCTGCAAATTGAAAGCGTCTCGTAATCGACATTCGCACGAATGTTGGATGTCCAGGAAATTGACACATCTGCTCTGATCATCGCTTCAGCCAATTCACGCAGTCTCTTTTTGTCAACGGAAATAGTATCGTCTTCAAAGAATACCGCTCTGGCATCGGGAAGATTATCCTGCACCCAGAGCATTTCCCGGATGATATTATCTATCGATCGATATCGAAATTTTCTTCCCTGAAGAACCTGGGGAAATACGCAGAACGTACATTCATAAGGACAGCCCCTGCCACCCATGATCATAACCTGCGGATAAAGAGCATTAGGATTGTTATAGTTTTTGATATTGAGGTGTTTCGCATACACTGTACTGACAAATGGAAGAGAATCAAGATCATCCAGTCTTTCTGAATGCCCCGTAGAATAACCTTCTCCTTTCGGACCCCTCAGAAACAGACCCGGTATTTCAGCTGGATTTCCGCTTACTTCAATTGCTTGAGCAAGCTTAACAAGAGGTATCTCATACTCTCCCACAACAATCCCGTCAAATCTGCTGCCCAGCTGGAGTGTCTCCTCCGGGAGAGCAGATGGATGAGTCCCCACAAGCATAACAGTCCTTCCCGGCTTACAGAGACTGTCCGCGAACCTGACATCCGATTCAATGGATGGCGTGGAAGTCTCCACTATTACAAGTGAGGGATTGAATTCGTCAATTCTGATCGCGGTCTTCGCAATATCAAGCCCGTCAGCGGGGGCATCAATCAGATCCAGTTCATTCCCGCTCTGTTCAAGAGCACCGGCAGCGTAAGCAAGCCATATCGGGTAGTAAAGTGTCCCGCTCTTTGTAACTGCCGGGCTTCTCTGTCCTCTGCTGTAATCGGGAAGAAACGGCGGGTTAACAGCTGTAATTCTCATGCATCACCTTCTGAATCGAAAACCATGTATCGTCAGTTCCCAGTGAATCCATGCAGATCGCTCTTTTCTGCGAACAACCGGGGAAAAGACTGTTTGAATAGCACGGCGAACATGGAACATCCGCGACAACGGGAGTAATAAGACCCTCAGCGTACAGAGTACAGGGTGAAGTCGGACCGAACAGTACAACGGATGGCAATTTTCTGGCAACAGCCAGGTGTGCCGTCCCGCTGTCAGCGCCCAGAAATCCAATACATCTATCAAACAGGGCGGCTGTCTGACCCCATGTTGTTTTTCCGGTCATGTTTAACACCTCTGAAGTAACCATGGAAATCATTTCTTCTGCAGCGTCACTGTCACCGATTCCTCCTACAAGAAGCACCCTGATGCCCATCTTTCCCAGCCTGTTCGCGATGGTCGCGTATTTCGAAGGCTGCCATCTCTTCTCCAGGACGTTATCTCGCGGATTTCTTCCTCCACCCGGCGCAATGGCAAAATACGAACCGCTTATTCCAAGTTTGTCAACCCATTCACGCTCTGAATTTTTGAGCGAAAAAAGCGGTCTCCAGTCAGAGGGTTGGACCCCGGCAGTTTTTGAATAGGAATATCCTGCGTAGTCCGTCTCCTTCATCGGAAACACCTCTTCCCAGTTTCCGAGAGCTGAACCTCCTCCGGATCTCATTGGCGCTCCGGTCAGAAACCTCACCCACCTTCTTACTGCGGGAGAACCCTGAAATACAAATGACTCGGCAACACCTCTCAGATGTTTTCTATTCCGGATAGTCCATTTAAGGAATCCTGTGTAACCGGATCTGCCCGATGGCGGAACCGGTGCTGTAAATATTCTGTCAATGCCGGGAACACGCTCCCATACATCTGCAGCAGAGGGACCTGTAAGAACCCAGCAGATTCCCTTTTTCTCCTTTATGAGAGCCTGTACAACAGGTGTACAGATCATCGAGTCTCCGAAGGCGTGTGTCTTTACAAAGAGTACTGGCGCTTCAGGCATTCCCGGTTGCCCTCCATGACTGATATCTCTCCAGCGAATACTGCACCCCGATCATCGCGAGTATTGCCATGGGATAAT includes these proteins:
- a CDS encoding glycosyltransferase is translated as MNDLTNSSVRASVIIPSYNDSDQLVRCLDALDCQTVRNSLEIIVSLDGGNPLPPRIQEKADMIVEGSHSGPASARNRGWRASSGEYILFTDSDCEPEKDWAERLLSVLKAGADAVKGAYSSGGSIIIQRLAQIEFEERYQLLIKHGDTDLVDTYSAGFKREALERAAGFDESFPMPDHEDVDLSYRMKAMGMNLMFEPDALVAHTHRESWGEYFRMKVSRGRWRMKVLRKFPDKAGGGSYTPFALKLQIIMCMLLPLIFVLSITGYPSFAGMWAGCIIISSIPLMLIAAGNEPFLIPILPLFVVWRGCALFSGILLGIFTAGKAGE
- a CDS encoding B12-binding domain-containing radical SAM protein, with protein sequence MRITAVNPPFLPDYSRGQRSPAVTKSGTLYYPIWLAYAAGALEQSGNELDLIDAPADGLDIAKTAIRIDEFNPSLVIVETSTPSIESDVRFADSLCKPGRTVMLVGTHPSALPEETLQLGSRFDGIVVGEYEIPLVKLAQAIEVSGNPAEIPGLFLRGPKGEGYSTGHSERLDDLDSLPFVSTVYAKHLNIKNYNNPNALYPQVMIMGGRGCPYECTFCVFPQVLQGRKFRYRSIDNIIREMLWVQDNLPDARAVFFEDDTISVDKKRLRELAEAMIRADVSISWTSNIRANVDYETLSICRRAGLRSVCVGFESGSDEMLRNMKKGITTEMSRAFMRNAAKAGVLVHGCFMVGTRGETGKTMEETLEFALEINPDTAQFYPMMVYPGTEAYRQADESGNLTATEWRDWLTEDGLHNCVVSTDELTSEQLVDFCDHARRKFYLRPLYIFRKMRACLLDADERKRTFRAFSTFRKYILRNSRKK
- a CDS encoding glycosyltransferase family 9 protein, producing MPEAPVLFVKTHAFGDSMICTPVVQALIKEKKGICWVLTGPSAADVWERVPGIDRIFTAPVPPSGRSGYTGFLKWTIRNRKHLRGVAESFVFQGSPAVRRWVRFLTGAPMRSGGGSALGNWEEVFPMKETDYAGYSYSKTAGVQPSDWRPLFSLKNSEREWVDKLGISGSYFAIAPGGGRNPRDNVLEKRWQPSKYATIANRLGKMGIRVLLVGGIGDSDAAEEMISMVTSEVLNMTGKTTWGQTAALFDRCIGFLGADSGTAHLAVARKLPSVVLFGPTSPCTLYAEGLITPVVADVPCSPCYSNSLFPGCSQKRAICMDSLGTDDTWFSIQKVMHENYSC
- the ugpC gene encoding sn-glycerol-3-phosphate ABC transporter ATP-binding protein UgpC; its protein translation is MASVRFEGISKIYQKDILALAKFTLEVEDGELLALVGPSGCGKSTTLRLLAGLEEPTTGELFIDDQPITDKKPQDRDIAMVFQNYALYPHMTVFDNMAFSLRMKKMPKELINKNVQETAEILGISDYLNRRPRELSGGQRQRVAVGRAIVRHPSVFLFDEPLSNLDAKLRVQMRNELSRLHTRLQATMIYVTHDQAEAMTLGDRIVVLKDGYIQQIASPLDLYDFPENSFVAGFIGSPAMNFLPVSLEGSVLRSGDNLIQASIYSGVPDGEYTFGIRPEDIHPAADAPLEGRVEVLETLGNENIIYMKFAGRQFTVRCGPQVQIVPGETLRFSIDISRSHLFDPDGIRVKVDV
- a CDS encoding undecaprenyl/decaprenyl-phosphate alpha-N-acetylglucosaminyl 1-phosphate transferase, whose amino-acid sequence is MHVSIIGIAFLGTLTLSAIFTPAVRRIALRTNVVDRPGSRKRHLLTTPLLGGLSIYLAFGIVLLAGMIILKDPSGNMTSLGWKPLCLLVILGGGLMALVGLVDDILGLSPVLKLVFHTFATLVVGFIFVVKGTLLNIFLTGSSLAWLAAPLTVLWLVGITNSLNLLDHADGLAAGSSAVAAIFFMIINLLSGNYPVALISAALAGASAGFLIFNYNPASIFMGDCGSNMLGFVLGIIAVLGVYTPEGSIREIAVLAPLLVLSIPLVDTVFVLNYRRKTGKPLFSGDRNHLAHRLMRIGLSHSQAVKVLIVIAILMGILALLLPTLKPYQAVLVLAHALGLISLLSFFISRAEKVKKE
- a CDS encoding sugar transferase — protein: MKFVPVRKADRVLSVLLVISDAIAIPASFILTWFLRTSVLRSLLPGFYHSIQTYITVLPVVAILWLISFAGVGLYKPKRYLGSLGELQKLMKALLYLAVALMAASYLVRMDYSRIMLLMFIGISIPVAAATRSVGRRIAHIIAPIAEVPRIIVVGTGEVASRIISALLNLPGKPPEIIGIVSPGDIENDEFEGIPIVASLADIVEQIKTLKVDEVFFAAPELDRSEMLSIISNVTGNEVHFRLVTDLFEIAIGGTDLDDMVKLPIIEIGYGEPGTLHRITKRITDVLISIFMAVLLFPLMAVLYLILLVTGKGSPIFKQRRVGLKGKEFTLLKFRTMKPDSHEYEVAPVSMDDTRVTRTGKFLRRTSLDELPQLFNVIRGEMSLVGPRPEMTFIVKEYNAWQRHRLDVKPGLTGMWQIMGRKELPLHDNLEYDYYYIRNQSLMLDFTILMKTLITIFRGRGAY